TCCTGTTCCTGTCCAACACGGAACTGTACGGACGTAACATTGCGGCCGCCCAGTACTTCCAGCAGTTGACCAACTACTTGCGAATTCCTGTCGTCGCCTGGAATGCCGACAACTCCGGATTAGAAAAGGTACAATCAATGCTGCTGGATTGTATGGCATCGCGATTATTTCGGATTATTTTCGATCGAATTAATTCTTCCGACACACATCCGATTCCCTTTGaaccatcgtcgtcgtcgtcgtccatccAGCGTGATGCCATTAAGCTTAGACTAAGGTCGCGTCAAGGTTTATGATAAAGTCGTATCGTTCGCGTATAGAAAGCCATAGAGCTGGTACATATAATATAATGCTAAGGCACTGTTTTCGTTAAGCATAATAACGTATTGTGATTATATGCAGACTGTAATAGACTGGATatatacagtgggtaccgaaagtatccgtacggctgagaggatcagtaggtAAAACGCGtctttcaaaacgctcccattaattgaattctcggtggaattcgatacaattttttgtaagacggcagcagcagcgtccaatttattctgtttccctttgtTTCATTCATTGTCATCTCTCCTTTCGTTCAAAATGTCATCCGGGATTGGGACCTTATAAGGGATATCTATACGGTGTCTGCCCCCCGGCCGGCTGCGTGTGCATAATGAGAACAGTTAGGGACACTATACATTTGATTTGTGCAGGTGTTCATTTCGAGACGACGGACAACCAGCTGACCAAGAGCATATCAACTGTTCTCAAAGTTTTTGTCAATGGAGTGGAGGGCTTTCACCGCGAGTCGAATGCATCGACCCTGCTCAGCCCCAAGGTTTCCTGTGAAGACTCGACATCCACGTCATCTCGTTGGGCTCAAGGCGAGCAGCTCTTCAAGTGAGTTCCATCCGTTTCCGTGTCGTTGTAGATTTTTCGCTATCAGcgcaaaatttatttcagaTATCtagttgtttttaattttcagtgCCATAAACACCGAAGATAATCAAACGAGTCTAATAAAAGTTTATCGGATTATTCCCTGTCTTTCTTTTGCTCCGACAACAGCGATGGCGCTGTTTTCGTCGTATGAGCCTGCAGGCTCATTACTATTGTACTGGgccatagaaaaagaaagagtcaAATTTCCCGAAATGGATGAGAAATGCTCGAATAATAAACTTTAACTTTGTTATCAGGTGCGCTATAGATCCCTATATAATGTCTAAGCCGAGTACTCGAGCCTAAAAGCTGTCCGACAgcgtttcaaatttcattgacggagaataaaaaaaggaaccccACTTTGACGCGCATTGACGGTCACCCGAACCGCGCGCCTTAGTACTGGATATAGTGTGTGCATATGGATATCTCACCTTTTCTCGGTTCCAGCGCGGAGAGCAAACACAACGGAAAGTGTGGCGGCAAACACACAATGCCTTGCCAGTGGCCGATACAGAGGCCGATACACACAATGCGATTATCTCTGAGCCTTTGAGATGGGCAAGTTTTTTAACCGTTATATAGAAGCATCAATGATTTAACttggaaataaaattgcatttaaaaatacccCAGCAAGCAGAGAGCTAGGGGGCGGCCAGACATAAGGCTTTACTTTTTAGACcattgagagaaaaaggaaaaacaaaatacttgGGAAAGAGCAACTTTGCTTTCCTGCCGTGCCAGTCAGGGATTCGCCTATAGTATTATGTTATTGCGCGGAATTCCTTTCGGGAAAGCGAGCGGCAAAACGCAATGGAATgtagaaaaaaggggaccgGCTGtagctattattattacataaccTTAGGATGGTTTGTTATTTGACTTCAGGAGCGTGGGTAGTATTTTCTCGATAACcttattttccccctttttcattcatttttttcaaagatatCTTCAAAATGTGCGGATTGATGTCGATCCTGGCAGGCCGTCGCTGGAATTCGACGCTGACGGTACCCGCAGTTCAGTCGAGCTGACGATTGTCAATTCACAACCGAGTAATAGCGGTGGATCCGGTAGAGAACTTCTGTGGAGACAAGTAATCCGTCGGCTTTTTTGCTTAATCAGATTTATggcaaattaattatttgcttttttgttgtttggtgtttaattgtaaaaaaaaaaaaaataaaagattggcCATTGGCAGTCGTGGAAGAAGGATGGACTCGATATCCAAGATATCGTGTGGCCCGGTCACAGTCACGTACCATCACCTGAAGACGGTCCTGACAAGTTCCACTTGAAAGTTGCCTTTTTGGAGGAGCCGCCGTTCATCAGCATCGTGCCGCCTGATCCGGTTAGCGGTCGCTATCCTGTCAGCCATGGAGTACCTTGTCGCGTGGGCAACCATGTTCCGCTGAACGGGTCAGACTCTTGTCCCCTTTACTTTGTCAACTGTCTGGTCAATGTTGACTTCAAAAACCGTTTGTGTACTATAAGTACAGTAGATTAACCAGAGGCTGCCCTATATATAAGTTCACTCGCCTGGCAGAACGCGCGTAGGTGATAAGTTGATAActcgatttctctctttcaacggaaaaggtaaacaaaggaaataataatataagagcTGACGCTAGAATAATGCTAGGAGACGTTTCAGCGATTACATTCGAATGGAAAGAACCTAGCtattattatattcaaaaGGTGTGTGTATCATAGAATACAAGTTGCATTATGCCTCAACCATAGTACCGTATGATTTCTCAGCTTTCATATTCTTTATTTCCGCCTCTTCTCCGTATAGATTTTGCTCTTCAAAGAgacgaataataatttaaaaaaatatatcctgAATATATACAGAGTAAATTGCTAGTTTCCAAAATTCTTCCTCCTATTCACGAgggggaaaaggaaatgaaagatATCCACGTAAACCATTTATTAGATGCTTTCGTCTTGGATTTTGCGGATCACGTATACATATGTTTGGCGGAATAAGTCTcaagacgggaaaaaaaaaaccccgcgataacagaaaagaacatACAAACCCTTCACAGAATCTGATCTTATTAGATttgtttaagtaaaaaaaaagtttagactGGCAGATCGGACGTTAGACAAAGTTGCTGCTGGCTTTGACGTAATCCAGCAATGCTGCTTATATTATTCGGCGGACAAACTATCAAATAGTAAAGAAAGTTTGCCTAAACGAGATATAGGCCGAGagtcattttctttgtcgGGTTTTCTGTTAACGAAGGCGGGCGTTATCTGTTGTCCGCCCATCTAACATCTAAATTTCATGGTGAATTCCAGGGAAACTGGTCCGGGGCTGTTTCCAGCACGAAACGTGACGCAATGTTGTTCCGGCTTCTGCATCGATCTGCTTGAGAAGTTCAGCGACGATCTCGGGTTTACTTACGAACTCATCAGAGGGGACGACCCAAAGTTCGGCACTCATGTGGTAACATCGAGTAACATAAAGTTCCATTCAATGGTTATATTGCTGATATTCTAGCTTATATATACACGTATAATAACTAGCGCTTTATAGATGCCTGTACAGTCGATATTTCCTATTACACCGCGCACTGTGTTTAGAGTGAAGTATAAACCCGAAAATAACTTCGTGTCTATAAATCAAAAACTCAGAATGGAAGGTGGAACGGGCTGATGGGAGCGCTGGCCAATCGCAGAGTGGATATGGTCATGACATCTCTGACAGTCAACGCCGAGCGGGAGCACGTCGCTGATTTCTCAATTCCTTTCATGGAGACGGGCATCGCTATTTTGGTGGCCAAGAGGACCGGCATCATTTCGCCAACTGCATTTCTAGGTAGGCCTAATATAATAACATATACAGTAACCCAAAAGGTCACAATAACTGCTGTGTGCATCGTCGCCAAACAAAAGAGGGCCTAAATGTCAGAGTATATATTTTATGCTTATACAGTTTGgtgttattttttcggttgggCCACACAGAGCCGTTCGATACGGCGTCTTGGCTTCTCGTCGGCGTCGTTGCCTTTTAAGTAGCCGCCCTGGCCATCTTCCTCTTCGAGTGGCTCTCTCCGTCCGGATATAACATGCAGGTGAGTGTCTAGTTCTGGATAAAGTTACGTGTATTATATACCGCTATACGTTGTATAGTCAGACTCTCTTACCCAGTTTGGAAAATATTGACATTTCTTGTGATGCTGATGCTATACACGGCTATACATCTATTATACACAGTTATGCGTTCCGACCAATCAGCGTTTCTCGCTTTTCCGGACCTACTGGCTCGTCTGGGCCATCCTTTTCCAGGCTTCTGTCAACATCGACTGTCCAAAGGGGTTCACATCGAGGTTTGATAGAcatataaatagaaaataatccTATATTATTTCTATATTATTTCAGGTCTGAAAAGAGACCTGAAAGCTGATTTGCATGCGCCCCATATACACACTATATACACTTATACAGTGTGCTTAAGACTTTGCAAATATTGGATTATTATCTCTTGGAACGCAGATTCATTTCCAACGTCTGGGCCACATTCGCCGTCGTGTTTCTGGCCATTTACACTGCCAGTCTGGCGGCCTTTATGATCACTCGCGAAGAGTTCTACGACCTGAGTTGCGTCGAAGACCCATGGGTATTagtatttttgaatttctgaatGGAAATTTCAGAGAGAGGTTTTTTTCTGCATCGGCTCCCCtattgtgtgtatgtgtctGCGCCGACAGCTGATGAGCCCCAAGAGTCACGAGCCGCCGTTCCGCTTTGGCACCGTGTCCAACACTCACACGGAGGCGACCATTCTCCGGCACTACAAGGAGATGCACTACCACATGCGAAACTACAATCTCAATGAAATTCGAGCCGGAATC
This window of the Daphnia pulex isolate KAP4 chromosome 5, ASM2113471v1 genome carries:
- the LOC124193886 gene encoding LOW QUALITY PROTEIN: glutamate receptor ionotropic, NMDA 2D-like (The sequence of the model RefSeq protein was modified relative to this genomic sequence to represent the inferred CDS: inserted 2 bases in 2 codons; deleted 2 bases in 1 codon; substituted 2 bases at 2 genomic stop codons); amino-acid sequence: MQLNILDMVYETFLKRNVSAILFLSNTELYGRNIAAAQYFQQLTNYLRIPVVAWNADNSGLEKVQSMLLDCMASRLFRIIFDRINSSDTHPIPFEPSSSSSSIQRDAIKLRLRSRQDCVHFETTDNQLTKSISTVLKVFVNGVEGFHRESNASTLLSPKVSCEDSTSTSSRWAQGEQLFKYLQNVRIDVDPGRPSLEFDADGTRSSVELTIVNSQPSNSGGSGRELLWRQIGHWQSWKKDGLDIQDIVWPGHSHVPSPEDGPDKFHLKVAFLEEPPFISIVPPDPVSGRYPVSHGVPCRVGNHVPLNGETGPGLFPARNVTQCCSGFCIDLLEKFSDDLGFTYELIRGDDPKFGTHVNGRWNGLMGALANRRVDMVMTSLTVNAEREHVADFSIPFMETGIAILVAKRTGIISPTAFLEPFDTASWLLVGVVAFXVAALAIFLFEWLSPSGYNMQLCVPTNQRFSLFRTYWLVWAILFQASVNIDCPKGFTSRFISNVWATFAVVFLAIYTASLAAFMITREEFYDLSCVEDPWLMSPKSHEPPFRFGTVSNTHTEATILRHYKEMHYHMRNYNLNEIRAGIEAVKRGELDAFLYDGAVLDYLVAQDEEXRLLTVGSWYAMTGYGVAFPCGSKQYVAPFNEKLLEYIENGDVDRLRRFWLTGVCXPYKEECQFSEPLSTEQFLSAFLLLLSSIGLAFLLLCLEHIYFHSIRPHLTSPTTGACXSLISINMGKSLTFRDAVFETQDRLKSHRCRDAICRLHLRRLNLQLDVTRKRIRQLEKQLGGGSN